One genomic region from Bacillus rossius redtenbacheri isolate Brsri chromosome 6, Brsri_v3, whole genome shotgun sequence encodes:
- the LOC134532678 gene encoding protein OPI10 homolog → MAVMFGVIVSGRLVQTDFQQVSETQFLTTILEADSINHIVVFLTGAQPFPPEFGGLVYFSWPDSSAPPMWQLLGHISNDKPSAIFKVSNLKKTTEMGNAQSSQFIFGQQKISHNAQIGISVEPLMNVQQQSALVASQQTNSFLEFAQKMLENFFNYAASFAMNHAQMAQNPSETFIPLSTLQSWYTNFERRLQQNPNFWR, encoded by the coding sequence ATGGCAGTTATGTTTGGCGTAATAGTTTCTGGGAGGCTAGTTCAAACAGATTTTCAGCAAGTTAGCGAGACGCAGTTTTTGACAACGATACTTGAGGCGGACAGTATTAATCATATAGTTGTGTTTCTGACAGGTGCCCAACCTTTTCCCCCGGAGTTTGGGGGATTGGTGTATTTCAGTTGGCCTGATAGCAGTGCTCCGCCAATGTGGCAACTCTTAGGTCACATTTCGAACGATAAACCATCTGCAATTTTTAAAGTGTCGAATTTGAAGAAAACAACGGAGATGGGAAATGCGCAATCAAGTCAGTTCATATTTGGTCAACAGAAGATATCTCACAATGCCCAGATTGGAATATCAGTCGAGCCACTGATGAACGTTCAACAACAGTCAGCTCTCGTAGCGAGTCAGCAAACAAATTCATTCTTAGAATTCGCTCAAAAAATGCTTGAAAACTTTTTCAATTATGCTGCTAGCTTTGCAATGAACCATGCTCAAATGGCTCAGAATCCCTCAGAAACATTTATTCCATTATCTACACTTCAGTCTTGGTACACAAACTTCGAAAGAAGATTACAACAGAATCCAAACTTTTGGcgctaa